The following are encoded together in the Triticum dicoccoides isolate Atlit2015 ecotype Zavitan chromosome 6B, WEW_v2.0, whole genome shotgun sequence genome:
- the LOC119321559 gene encoding ABC transporter G family member 28-like — MPATTNAYHLGPKAPTLQLHRASSLRPPAQPMARVAGQQLAAALLLLTSAAAARAIAIGSPAYNVVPRLSSFEEHAAVVVPRLSFAEHALDDDYGGDGVGGGAASAAGGKGLVGNPVVAEIVNKRLKGLTATFARAIRSQLGYCIKDTDSEWDAAFNFTKDTSFLNNCMKQTNGDLHQRVCTAAEMKFYFNSLIESGEETRWEKSYVRPNKNCNLSSWIDGCEPGWACSAGQQKVDLQDAKDIPYRADDCQACCPGFFCPHALTCMIPCPLGAYCPLSTLNKTTGICDPYNYQPPAGNPNHTCGSADNWADVMSTDDVFCPAGFYCPSTTQKLPCSSGYYCRKGSTSQTRCYKKSACPPNSVNQDITIFGMLLVIASCLVLLIIYNFSGQLLTNREKKQAKSREAAARYAKETAQARERWKTAREVAKKASTGLQSQLSRTFSRKQKPGQPGGMSSKGLPPVGTDGAGKKESLPDMMSSLEENPDGPEGFNMEIGDKTGKKPKGKQMHSRSQIFKYAYGQIEKEKAIQQEMEENDNNMSLSGVVSMAKEHEVGSRMPIEVAFKDLTLTLTGSKKKILRSVTGKLMPGRVAAVMGPSGAGKTTFLSAVAGKATGCDTSGLVLINGKVEPIRAYKRIIGFVPQDDIVHGNLTVEENLWFNARCRLAADMSKAEKVLVVERVIESLGLQPVRDSLVGTVEQRGISGGQRKRVNVGVEMVMEPSVLILDEPTSGLDSASSLLLLRALRREALEGVNISMVVHQPSYTLYRMFDDLILLAKGGMTVYHGPVKKVEEYFSGLGIVVPDRVNPPDYYIDILEGIVKPNMSAGVTVKDLPLRWMVHNGYDVPRDMLQSTSGSESSSRGGADASSPGADASPSFLSEMWANIKDTIMQKKDEFDYNKSTLDLSNRNTPGILRQYRYFLGRVGKQRLREARILAVDYLILCLAGICLGTLAKVSDETFGALGYTYTVIAVSLLCKIGALRSFALDKIYYWRERASGMSSLAYFMAKDTIDHFNTIVKPIVYLSMFYFFNNPRSSIWENYVVLVALVYCVTGIGYTFAIFFQPGSAQLWSALLPVVLTLIATQQKDTIIADLCYTKWALEAFVIANAHNYTGVWLITRCGSLQSNGYDISNRSLCLWVLVANGVIFRCVAFFCMVVFQKH; from the exons ATGCCAGCCACCACCAATGCCTACCACCTAGGCCCCAAGGCGCCGACCCTGCAGCTCCACCGAGCGTCCTCCCTCCGCCCGCCCGCCCAGCCCATGGCCCGTGTGGCGGGGCAGCAGCTCGCCGCCGCGCTGCTCCTCCTCACCTcggccgccgccgcgcgcgccatcgCCATCGGCAGCCCCGCCTACAACGTCGTCCCGCGGCTCTCCTCCTTCGAGGAGCACGCCGCCGTCGTCGTCCCGCGGCTCTCCTTCGCGGAGCACGCCTTGGACGACGACTACGGCGGggacggggtcgggggcggcgccgCCTCGGCCGCCGGGGGCAAGGGCCTCGTCGGCAACCCCGTCGTCGCCGAGATCGTCAACAAGCGCCTCAAGGGcctcaccgccaccttcgcccgcgcCATCCGCAGCCAGCTCGGCTACTGCATCAAGGACAC GGACTCGGAGTGGGACGCGGCCTTCAACTTCACCAAGGACACCTCCTTCCTCAACAACTGCATGAAGCAGACCAATG GTGACCTGCACCAGCGGGTGTGCACGGCGGCGGAGATGAAGTTCTACTTCAACAGCCTGATCGAGAGCGGGGAGGAGACCAGGTGGGAGAAGAGCTACGTCAGGCCCAACAAGAACTGCAACCTCTCCTCCTGGATCGACGGCTGCGAGCCCGGCTGGGCCTGCAGCGCCGGCCAGCAGAAGGTCGACCTCCAGGACGCCAAGGACATCCCCTACCGCGCCGACGACTGCCAGGCCTGCTGCCCCGGCTTCTTCTGCCCCCATGCCCTCACCTGCATGATAC CTTGCCCTCTTGGAGCATACTGCCCACTGTCCACCCTGAACAAGACTACGGGCATCTGCGACCC ATACAACTACCAACCGCCTGCCGGGAACCCAAACCACACATGTGGCAGTGCTGACAACTGGGCAGATGTGATGAGCACCGACGACGTTTTCTGCCCGGCTGGATTCTACTGTCCGAGCACGACCCAGAAGCTCCCTTGTAGTAGTGG GTATTACTGCAGGAAGGGATCGACTTCGCAAACCA GATGCTACAAGAAGAGCGCATGTCCGCCAAACTCTGTTAATCAGGACATCACGATCTTCGGCATGTTGCTAGTG ATTGCCTCTTGTCTAGTCCTTCTGATCATCTACAATTTCTCCGGCCAACTTCTAACCAACCGTGAGAAAAAGCAAGCAAAATCTCGAGAGGCTGCTGCAAGGTATGCGAAAGAGACGGCGCAGGCTCGCGAGAGGTGGAAAACAGCTAGAGAAGTCGCCAAGAAGGCCAGCACTGGCCTTCAGTCACAACTGTCTCGCACCTTCTCGCGCAAGCAGAAGCCGGGACAGCCAGGGGGGATGTCATCGAAAGGCCTGCCTCCGGTTGGGACGGATGGGGCTGGTAAAAAGGAAAGCCTCCCCGACATGATGAGCTCCCTCGAGGAGAACCCAGACGGGCCCGAAGGATTCAATATGGAAATAGGAGACAAGACCGGCAAGAAGCCGAAAGGGAAGCAGATGCACAGCCGGAGCCAGATTTTCAAGTATGCATACGGTCAAATCGAGAAGGAAAAGGCAATTCAACAGGAGATGGAGGAGAACGATAACAACATGAGTTTGTCTGGTGTGGTGAGCATGGCCAAAGAGCACGAAGTCGGTTCGAGAATGCCCATCGAGGTCGCCTTCAAGGACCTAACTCTGACGCTGACGGGGAGCAAGAAGAAGATCCTGAGGTCCGTGACAGGAAAGCTCATGCCTGGCCGCGTAGCTGCGGTCATGGGCCCATCTGGTGCTGGCAAGACCACATTTCTGAGCGCTGTCGCCGGCAAGGCAACTGGTTGTGACACATCAGGCTTGGTGCTCATCAATGGTAAAGTCGAGCCGATCCGTGCGTACAAGAGGATTATCGGCTTTGTTCCCCAAGATGACATTGTCCATGGCAACCTAACCGTTGAAGAAAACCTCTGGTTCAATGCAAGATGCAG GCTTGCAGCAGACATGTCGAAAGCCGAAAAGGTTCTCGTCGTGGAGAGGGTCATTGAGTCTTTGGGGCTGCAGCCAGTTCGAGATTCTCTGGTCGGGACGGTGGAGCAGCGTGGCATCTCCGGTGGCCAGCGCAAGAGAGTCAACGTCGGTGTAGAAATGGTCATGGAACCTTCGGTGTTGATCTTAGATGAGCCGACTTCAGGTTTGGATAGTGCATCCTCCCTGCTGCTTCTCCGCGCCCTTCGCCGGGAAGCTCTCGAAGGCGTCAACATCTCCATGGTTGTTCATCAGCCTAG CTACACGCTGTACAGAATGTTTGATGACTTGATACTTCTCGCCAAAGGGGGGATGACCGTCTACCACGGTCCGGTAAAGAAGGTTGAAGAATACTTCTCGGGGCTAGGCATTGTCGTGCCGGACCGCGTGAACCCACCCGACTACTACATCGACATCTTGGAGGGCATCGTGAAGCCAAACATGAGCGCGGGCGTAACCGTCAAGGACCTGCCGCTCAGATGGATGGTGCACAACGGCTATGACGTTCCACGGGACATGCTGCAGAGCACCTCCGGATCCGAATCTTCGTCCAGAGGAGGCGCAGACGCTTCTTCTCCTGGCGCGGACGCAAGCCCATCCTTTCTATCAGAAATGTGGGCCAATATCAAGGACACCATCATGCAGAAGAAGGATGAGTTCGACTATAACAAGTCAACCTTAGATCTGTCGAACCGCAACACTCCCGGCATCCTTAGGCAGTACAGGTACTTCCTGGGAAG GGTTGGCAAGCAGAGGCTCCGGGAAGCAAGGATACTGGCTGTCGACTACCTGATACTCTGCCTTGCTGGGATATGCCTGGGGACGCTGGCCAAAGTGAGCGACGAAACGTTTGGAGCGCTTGGGTACACTTACACTGTCATCGCCGTCT CCCTGCTTTGCAAAATCGGAGCCCTAAGATCGTTCGCCCTGGACAAGATATACTACTGGAGGGAAAGGGCCTCGGGGATGAGCTCACTGGCCTACTTCATGGCCAAGGACACCATCGACCACTTCAACACCATCGTCAAGCCCATCGTCTACCTCTCCATGTTCTACTTCTTCAACAACCCCAGGTCGTCCATCTGGGAGAACTATGTCGTCCTCGTTGCGCTTGTGTACTGCGTCACGGGCATCGGCTACACCTTCGCCATCTTCTTCCAGCCAGGCTCCGCACAACTG TGGTCTGCGCTGCTCCCAGTCGTTCTCACCTTGATAGCAACTCAGCAGAAGGACACTATCATAGCTGATCTTTGCTACACAAAGTGGGCTCTGGAGGCGTTCGTGATCGCCAACGCTCACAA CTACACCGGGGTGTGGTTGATAACACGGTGCGGCTCTCTGCAAAGTAACGGCTACGACATCAGCAACAGGAGTCTCTGTTTATGGGTCCTCGTGGCCAACGGGGTGATCTTCCGCTGCGTAGCCTTCTTCTGCATGGTAGTCTTCCAGAAGCACTGA
- the LOC119324714 gene encoding DNL-type zinc finger protein-like produces the protein MAAGRFLPLAGRRIIAALSQPSAPSSRGIFFPSTATAGLRSLQTIIDASSNASTERRHHPEDHKTDTPPPPASVPAAAAESSFKVRDASTLKISPRHDMAMIFTCKVCETRSVKMASRDSYDNGVVVARCGGCNNLHLMADRLGWFGQPGSIEDFLAEQGQDVKKGDTDTLSFTLEDLAGSQVKSKEPSGEN, from the exons ATGGCCGCCGGCCGGTTTCTGCCGCTGGCGGGCCGCCGCATCATCGCGGCCCTGTCCCAGCCGTCCGCCCCCTCTTCCCGCG GAATTTTCTTCCCTTCTACAGCGACCGCAGGCTTGAGGTCCCTCCAGACAATCATCGACGCGAGCAGCAACGCGTCGACTGAGCGTCGCCATCACCCAGAGGATCACAAGACCGACACCCCGCCGCCGCCAGCTTCGGTCcctgcagcagcagcagagtcgagCTTCAAGGTCAGAGACGCGTCGACCCTGAAGATCTCGCCGAGGCACGACATGGCGATGATCTTCACGTGCAAGGTCTGCGAGACGAGGTCCGTGAAGATGGCCAGCCGGGACTCGTACGACAACGGGGTGGTGGTCGCCCGCTGCGGGGGCTGCAACAACCTGCACCTGATGGCGGACAGGCTCGGCTGGTTTGGCCAGCCGGGGAGCATCGAGGACTTCCTTGCGGAGCAGGGGCAGGACGTGAAGAAAGGCGACACGGATACTCTCAGCTTCACCCTGGAGGACTTGGCCGGGTCTCAGGTCAAATCCAAGGAACCTTCTGGTGAAAATTAG